The proteins below are encoded in one region of Anguilla anguilla isolate fAngAng1 chromosome 3, fAngAng1.pri, whole genome shotgun sequence:
- the LOC118224309 gene encoding solute carrier family 25 member 53-like, translating to MERSGGERGGDEKLTRRDLFAWLRSYLHGGTSSLLSTLTTLVTFPVYKTVFRQQLHNTLLRETLAQLYREGPRKLYRGVVPPLLVKTLHGTLLFGLHDTFLHQLSAQGGGSVPLVALQVLAGVGTGVAEALVFTPFERVQNVLQNGGNDHSLPTLRSVLLRLRGESAAAGFYRAAVPVLARNALGNSLYFGLKDPMRDALRERGLSPGASSFMSGMVNAMAISLPLYPLSVLVANMQAQVGGAGGGARQCWAELWETRQRRVSLLYRGGSLVILRSCLTWGITTAIYDRLERRSG from the coding sequence ATGGAAAGGAGcggtggagagagaggtggcGATGAGAAGCTCACCCGCCGCGACCTGTTTGCCTGGCTCCGCAGCTACCTGCACGGAGGCACCTCCAGCCTGCTGTCTACGCTGACCACGCTGGTCACGTTCCCCGTCTACAAGACCGTGTTCCGCCAGCAGCTGCACAACACCCTGCTGCGCGAGACCCTGGCTCAGCTCTACAGGGAGGGCCCTCGCAAGCTCTACAGGGGGGTAGTTCCCCCCTTGCTGGTGAAGACGCTGCACGGGACCCTTCTCTTCGGCCTCCACGACACCTTCCTGCACCAGCTGTCGGCGCAGGGCGGAGGCTCCGTGCCCCTCGTCGCCCTGCAGGTCCTGGCAGGCGTGGGCACGGGGGTGGCGGAGGCcctggtgttcactcccttTGAGCGCGTGCAGAACGTGCTGCAGAACGGGGGGAACGACCACAGCCTGCCCACCCTCCGGAGCGTGCTGCTGCGTCTCCGCGGCGAGAGCGCGGCCGCCGGCTTCTACAGGGCGGCGGTGCCCGTGCTGGCCCGCAACGCCCTGGGCAACAGCCTGTACTTCGGGCTGAAGGACCCCATGCGGGACGCTCTCCGGGAGCGGGGGCTGTCCCCCGGGGCGTCCTCCTTCATGTCGGGCATGGTCAACGCCATGGCCATAAGCCTGCCGCTGTACCCGCTCTCGGTGCTGGTAGCGAACATGCAGGCGCAGgtcgggggggctgggggaggggccaggcagtGCTGGGCAGAGCTGTGGGAGACCCGGCAGCGAAGGGTGAGCCTGCTGTACCGGGGCGGCTCCCTGGTCATCCTGCGCTCCTGCCTCACCTGGGGCATCACCACCGCCATCTACGACCGCCTGGAGAGACGTAGCGGTTAA